Proteins encoded together in one Eubalaena glacialis isolate mEubGla1 chromosome 7, mEubGla1.1.hap2.+ XY, whole genome shotgun sequence window:
- the EHMT2 gene encoding histone-lysine N-methyltransferase EHMT2 isoform X3 translates to MAAAAGAAAAAAAEGEAPAEMGALVLEKEPRGATERVHGSLGDTPRSEEILPKANPDSLETAGPSSPASVTVTVGDEGADTPVGATPLIGDEPENLEGDGDLHGGRILMGHATKSFPSSPSKGGACPSRAKMSMTGAGKSPPSVQSLAMRLLSMPGAQGATAAGPEPPLATASPEGQPKVHRARKTMSKPGNGQPPVPEKRPPEVQHFRMSDDVHSLGKVTADVAKRRKLNSGGGLSEELGSARGSREVTLEKGDPGSLEEWETVVGDDFSLYYDSYSVDERVDSDSKSEVEALAEQLSEEEEEEEEEEEEEEEEEEEEEEEEEDEESGNQSDRSGSSGRRKAKKKWRKDSPWVKPSRKRRKREPPRAKEPRGVNGVGSSGPSEYMEVPLGSLELPSEGTLSPNHAGVSNDTSSLETERGFEELPLCSCRMEAPKIDRISERAGHKCMATESVDGELSGCNAAILKRETMRPSSRVALMVLCETHRARMVKHHCCPGCGYFCTAGTFLECHPDFRVAHRFHKACVSQLNGMVFCPHCGEDASEAQEVTIPRGEGVTPPAGTAAPAPPPLAQDAPGRADTSQPSARMRGQGEPRRPPCDPLADTIDSSGPSLTLPSGGCLSAVGLPPGPGREALEKALVIQESERRKKLRFHPRQLYLSVKQGELQKVILMLLDNLDPNFQSDQQSKRTPLHAAAQKGSVEICHVLLQAGANINAVDKQQRTPLMEAVVNNHLEVARYMVQRGGCVYSKEEDGSTCLHHAAKIGNLEMVSLLLSTGQVDVNAQDSGGWTPIIWAAEHKHIEVIRMLLTRGADVTLTDNEENICLHWASFTGSAAIAEVLLNARCDLHAVNYHGDTPLHIAARESYHDCVLLFLSRGANPELRNKEGDTAWDLTPERSDVWFALQLNRKLRLGVGNRAIRTEKIICRDVARGYENVPIPCVNGVDGEPCPEDYKYISENCETSTMNIDRNITHLQHCTCVDDCSSSNCLCGQLSIRCWYDKDGRLLQEFNKIEPPLIFECNQACSCWRNCKNRVVQSGIKVRLQLYRTAKMGWGVRALQTIPQGTFICEYVGELISDAEADVREDDSYLFDLDNKDGEVYCIDARYYGNISRFINHLCDPNIIPVRVFMLHQDLRFPRIAFFSSRDIRAGEELGFDYGDRFWDIKSKYFTCQCGSEKCKHSAEAIALEQSRLARLDPHPELLPELGSLPPVNP, encoded by the exons atggcggcggcggcgggagctgCAGCGGCGGCGGCCGCCGAG GGGGAGGCCCCCGCTGAGATGGGGGCGCTGGTGCTGGAGAAGGAGCCCAGAGGAGCCACCGAGAGAG ttcaTGGCTCTTTGGGGGACACGCCTCGTAGTGAGGAGATCCTGCCCAAGGCCAACCCCGACTCCCTGGAGACTGCTGGCCCCTCATCCCCAGCCTCTGTCACGGTCACCGTCGGCGATGAGGGGGCTGACACCCCTGTAGGGGCCACACCACTCATTGGGGATGAACCCGAGAATCTCGAGGGAGATGGGGACCTTCATGGGGGCCGCATCCTGATGG GCCATGCCACGAAGTCATTCCCATCTTCCCCCAGTAAGGGGGGTGCCTGTCCCAGCCGAGCCAAGATGTCAATGACAGGGGCAGGAAAATCACCCCCATCAGTCCAGAGTTTGGCTATGAGGCTGCTGAGTATGCCGGGGGCCCAGGGGGCAACAGCAGCAGGGCCTGAACCCCCTCTGGCCACAGCCAGCCCAGAGGGGCAGCCCAAGGTCCATCGAGCCAGGAAAACCATGTCCAAACCAGGAAATGGACAG cccccagtcccTGAGAAGCGGCCCCCTGAAGTGCAGCATTTCCGCATGAGTGATGACGTGCACTCGCTGGGGAAGGTGACCGCAG ATGTGGCCAAAAGGAGGAAGCTGAACTCAGGAGGTGGCCTG TCAGAGGAGTTGGGTTCTGCACGGGGTTCGAGAGAAGTGACCCTGGAGAAGGGGGACCCCGGGTCCCTGGAGGAGTGGGAAACGGTGGTGGGGGATGACTTCAGCCTCTACTACGATTCCTACTCTGTGGATGAGCGGGTGGACTCTGACAGCAAG TCTGAGGTCGAAGCTCTGGCTGAACAACTgagtgaggaagaggaagaggaggaggaggaagaggaggaggaggaagaggaggaggaggaagaggaagaagaagaggaagatgaagagTCAGGCAATCAGTCTGACAGG agTGGTTCCAGCGGCCGGCGCAAAGCCAAAAAGAAATGGCGGAAGGACAGCCCGTGGGTGAAGCCATCACGGAAACGGCGGAAGCGGGAGCCTCCGAGGGCCAAGGAGCCACGAG gAGTGAATGGTGTGGGCTCCTCAGGCCCCAGTGAGTACATGGAGGTCCCTCTGGGGTCCCTGGAGCTGCCCAGCGAGGGGACCCTCTCTCCCAACCACGCTG GGGTGTCCAATGACACATCTTCGCTGGAGACAGAGCGTGGGTTTGAGGAGTTGCCCCTCTGCAGCTGCCGCATGGAGGCACCCAAGATAGACCGCATCAGCGAGAGAGCGGGGCACAAGTGCATGGCCACGGAGAGTGTGGATGGAGAG CTATCGGGCTGCAACGCTGCAATCCTCAAGCGGGAGACAATGAGACCGTCAAGCCGCGTGGCACTGATGGTGCTCTGTGAGACCCACCGCGCCCGCATGGTCAAACACCACTGCTGCCCAGGCTGTGGCTACTTCTGCACGGCG GGCACCTTCCTGGAGTGTCACCCTGACTTCCGAGTGGCCCACCGCTTCCACAAGGCCTGTGTGTCCCAGCTGAACGGGATGGTCTTCTGTCCCCACTGTGGGGAGGACGCATCTGAGGCCCAGGAGGTGACCATCCCCCGGGGGGAAGGGGTGACCCCACCGGCTGGCactgcagcccctgcccccccgcccctgGCCCAGGATGCCCCGGGGAGAGCGGACACTTCCCAGCCCAG CGCCCGGATGCGAGGACAGGGGGAGCCCCGGCGTCCACCCTGCGACCCCCTGGCTGACACCATCGACAGCTCGGGGCCCTCCCTAACCCTGCCCAGTGGGGGCTGCCTCTCAGCTGTGGGGCTGCCGCCTGGCCCAGGCCGGGAGGCCCTGGAAAAGGCCCTGGTCATCCAGGAGTCAGAGAG GCGGAAGAAACTCCGTTTCCACCCCCGGCAGCTGTACCTGTCCGTGAAGCAAGGGGAGCTGCAGAAGGTGATCCTGATGCTGT TGGACAACCTGGACCCCAACTTCCAGAGCGACCAGCAGAGCAAGCGCACGCCCCTGCACGCGGCTGCCCAGAAGGGCTCTGTGGAGATCTGCCACGTACTGCTGCAG GCTGGAGCGAACATCAATGCTGTGGACAAGCAGCAGCGGACGCCGCTGATGGAGGCCGTGGTGAACAACCACCTGGAGGTGGCTCGCTACATGGTGCAGCGCGGGGGCTGCGTCTACAGCAAG GAGGAAGACGGCTCCACCTGCCTCCACCACGCAGCCAAAATTGGGAATCTGGAGATGGTCAGCCTGCTGCTCAGCACGGGACAGGTGGACGTCAACGCCCAG gACAGTGGGGGGTGGACGCCCATCATCTGGGCCGCAGAGCACAAGCACATCGAGGTGATCCGCATGCTGCTGACGAGGGGCGCCGATGTCACCCTCACAGACAAT GAGGAGAACATCTGCCTGCACTGGGCCTCCTTCACCGGCAGCGCCGCCATCGCAGAGGTTCTCCTGAACGCCCGCTGCGACCTCCACGCTGTCAACTACCACGGGGACACGCCCCTACACATTGCAGCCCGGGAGAGCTACCACGACTGCGTGCT GTTGTTCCTGTCACGCGGGGCAAACCCTGAGCTGCGGAACAAGGAGGGGGACACGGCGTGGGACCTGACCCCTGAGCGCTCTGACGTGTGGTTTGCACTCCAGCTCAACCGCAAGCTGCGGCTCGGGGTGGGAAATCGGGCCATCCGCACTGAGAAGATCATCTGCCG GGACGTGGCTCGGGGCTATGAGAACGTGCCCATTCCCTGTGTCAACGGTGTGGACGGGGAGCCCTGCCCCGAGGATTACAAGTACATCTCGGAGAACTGCGAGACGTCCACCATGAACATAGACCGCAACATCACCCACTTACAG CACTGCACATGCGTGGATGACTGCTCCAGCTCCAACTGCCTGTGTGGCCAGCTCAGCATTCGCTGCTGGTATGACAAG GACGGGCGGCTGCTCCAGGAATTTAACAAGATCGAGCCCCCGCTGATTTTTGAGTGTAACCAGGCGTGCTCCTGCTGGAGAAACTGCAAGAACCGGGTAGTGCAGAGTGGCATCAA ggtGCGACTGCAGCTCTACCGAACAGCCAAGATGGGCTGGGGGGTCCGAGCCCTGCAGACCATTCCCCAGGGGACTTTCATTTGCGA GTATGTCGGCGAGCTGATCTCTGATGCTGAGGCTGATGTGAGAGAGGATGATTCTTATCTCTTCGACTTAGACAACAAG GACGGAGAGGTGTACTGCATCGACGCCCGTTACTACGGCAACATCAGCCGCTTCATCAACCACTTGTGTGACCCCAACATCATCCCCGTCCGGGTCTTCATGCTGCACCAAGACCTGCGATTTCCACGCATTGCCTTCTTCAGCTCCCGAGACATCCGGGCCGGGGAGGAACTGGG GTTTGACTATGGTGACCGCTTCTGGGACATCAAAAGCAAATATTTCACCTGCCAGTGTGGCTCTGAGAAGTGCAAGCACTCAGCTGAGGCCATTGCCCTGGAGCAGAGCCGCCTGGCCCGCCTGGATCCCCATCCCGAGCTGCTGCCTGAGCTCGGCTCCCTGCCCCCCGTCAACCCCTGA
- the EHMT2 gene encoding histone-lysine N-methyltransferase EHMT2 isoform X4: MAAAAGAAAAAAAEGEAPAEMGALVLEKEPRGATERVHGSLGDTPRSEEILPKANPDSLETAGPSSPASVTVTVGDEGADTPVGATPLIGDEPENLEGDGDLHGGRILMGHATKSFPSSPSKGGACPSRAKMSMTGAGKSPPSVQSLAMRLLSMPGAQGATAAGPEPPLATASPEGQPKVHRARKTMSKPGNGQPPVPEKRPPEVQHFRMSDDVHSLGKVTADVAKRRKLNSGGGLSEELGSARGSREVTLEKGDPGSLEEWETVVGDDFSLYYDSYSVDERVDSDSKSEVEALAEQLSEEEEEEEEEEEEEEEEEEEEEEEEEDEESGNQSDRSGSSGRRKAKKKWRKDSPWVKPSRKRRKREPPRAKEPRGVNGVGSSGPSEYMEVPLGSLELPSEGTLSPNHAGVSNDTSSLETERGFEELPLCSCRMEAPKIDRISERAGHKCMATESVDGELSGCNAAILKRETMRPSSRVALMVLCETHRARMVKHHCCPGCGYFCTAGTFLECHPDFRVAHRFHKACVSQLNGMVFCPHCGEDASEAQEVTIPRGEGVTPPAGTAAPAPPPLAQDAPGRADTSQPSARMRGQGEPRRPPCDPLADTIDSSGPSLTLPSGGCLSAVGLPPGPGREALEKALVIQESERRKKLRFHPRQLYLSVKQGELQKVILMLLDNLDPNFQSDQQSKRTPLHAAAQKGSVEICHVLLQAGANINAVDKQQRTPLMEAVVNNHLEVARYMVQRGGCVYSKEEDGSTCLHHAAKIGNLEMVSLLLSTGQVDVNAQDSGGWTPIIWAAEHKHIEVIRMLLTRGADVTLTDNEENICLHWASFTGSAAIAEVLLNARCDLHAVNYHGDTPLHIAARESYHDCVLLFLSRGANPELRNKEGDTAWDLTPERSDVWFALQLNRKLRLGVGNRAIRTEKIICRDVARGYENVPIPCVNGVDGEPCPEDYKYISENCETSTMNIDRNITHLQHCTCVDDCSSSNCLCGQLSIRCWYDKVTPLNITLSPTPRVRLQLYRTAKMGWGVRALQTIPQGTFICEYVGELISDAEADVREDDSYLFDLDNKDGEVYCIDARYYGNISRFINHLCDPNIIPVRVFMLHQDLRFPRIAFFSSRDIRAGEELGFDYGDRFWDIKSKYFTCQCGSEKCKHSAEAIALEQSRLARLDPHPELLPELGSLPPVNP, encoded by the exons atggcggcggcggcgggagctgCAGCGGCGGCGGCCGCCGAG GGGGAGGCCCCCGCTGAGATGGGGGCGCTGGTGCTGGAGAAGGAGCCCAGAGGAGCCACCGAGAGAG ttcaTGGCTCTTTGGGGGACACGCCTCGTAGTGAGGAGATCCTGCCCAAGGCCAACCCCGACTCCCTGGAGACTGCTGGCCCCTCATCCCCAGCCTCTGTCACGGTCACCGTCGGCGATGAGGGGGCTGACACCCCTGTAGGGGCCACACCACTCATTGGGGATGAACCCGAGAATCTCGAGGGAGATGGGGACCTTCATGGGGGCCGCATCCTGATGG GCCATGCCACGAAGTCATTCCCATCTTCCCCCAGTAAGGGGGGTGCCTGTCCCAGCCGAGCCAAGATGTCAATGACAGGGGCAGGAAAATCACCCCCATCAGTCCAGAGTTTGGCTATGAGGCTGCTGAGTATGCCGGGGGCCCAGGGGGCAACAGCAGCAGGGCCTGAACCCCCTCTGGCCACAGCCAGCCCAGAGGGGCAGCCCAAGGTCCATCGAGCCAGGAAAACCATGTCCAAACCAGGAAATGGACAG cccccagtcccTGAGAAGCGGCCCCCTGAAGTGCAGCATTTCCGCATGAGTGATGACGTGCACTCGCTGGGGAAGGTGACCGCAG ATGTGGCCAAAAGGAGGAAGCTGAACTCAGGAGGTGGCCTG TCAGAGGAGTTGGGTTCTGCACGGGGTTCGAGAGAAGTGACCCTGGAGAAGGGGGACCCCGGGTCCCTGGAGGAGTGGGAAACGGTGGTGGGGGATGACTTCAGCCTCTACTACGATTCCTACTCTGTGGATGAGCGGGTGGACTCTGACAGCAAG TCTGAGGTCGAAGCTCTGGCTGAACAACTgagtgaggaagaggaagaggaggaggaggaagaggaggaggaggaagaggaggaggaggaagaggaagaagaagaggaagatgaagagTCAGGCAATCAGTCTGACAGG agTGGTTCCAGCGGCCGGCGCAAAGCCAAAAAGAAATGGCGGAAGGACAGCCCGTGGGTGAAGCCATCACGGAAACGGCGGAAGCGGGAGCCTCCGAGGGCCAAGGAGCCACGAG gAGTGAATGGTGTGGGCTCCTCAGGCCCCAGTGAGTACATGGAGGTCCCTCTGGGGTCCCTGGAGCTGCCCAGCGAGGGGACCCTCTCTCCCAACCACGCTG GGGTGTCCAATGACACATCTTCGCTGGAGACAGAGCGTGGGTTTGAGGAGTTGCCCCTCTGCAGCTGCCGCATGGAGGCACCCAAGATAGACCGCATCAGCGAGAGAGCGGGGCACAAGTGCATGGCCACGGAGAGTGTGGATGGAGAG CTATCGGGCTGCAACGCTGCAATCCTCAAGCGGGAGACAATGAGACCGTCAAGCCGCGTGGCACTGATGGTGCTCTGTGAGACCCACCGCGCCCGCATGGTCAAACACCACTGCTGCCCAGGCTGTGGCTACTTCTGCACGGCG GGCACCTTCCTGGAGTGTCACCCTGACTTCCGAGTGGCCCACCGCTTCCACAAGGCCTGTGTGTCCCAGCTGAACGGGATGGTCTTCTGTCCCCACTGTGGGGAGGACGCATCTGAGGCCCAGGAGGTGACCATCCCCCGGGGGGAAGGGGTGACCCCACCGGCTGGCactgcagcccctgcccccccgcccctgGCCCAGGATGCCCCGGGGAGAGCGGACACTTCCCAGCCCAG CGCCCGGATGCGAGGACAGGGGGAGCCCCGGCGTCCACCCTGCGACCCCCTGGCTGACACCATCGACAGCTCGGGGCCCTCCCTAACCCTGCCCAGTGGGGGCTGCCTCTCAGCTGTGGGGCTGCCGCCTGGCCCAGGCCGGGAGGCCCTGGAAAAGGCCCTGGTCATCCAGGAGTCAGAGAG GCGGAAGAAACTCCGTTTCCACCCCCGGCAGCTGTACCTGTCCGTGAAGCAAGGGGAGCTGCAGAAGGTGATCCTGATGCTGT TGGACAACCTGGACCCCAACTTCCAGAGCGACCAGCAGAGCAAGCGCACGCCCCTGCACGCGGCTGCCCAGAAGGGCTCTGTGGAGATCTGCCACGTACTGCTGCAG GCTGGAGCGAACATCAATGCTGTGGACAAGCAGCAGCGGACGCCGCTGATGGAGGCCGTGGTGAACAACCACCTGGAGGTGGCTCGCTACATGGTGCAGCGCGGGGGCTGCGTCTACAGCAAG GAGGAAGACGGCTCCACCTGCCTCCACCACGCAGCCAAAATTGGGAATCTGGAGATGGTCAGCCTGCTGCTCAGCACGGGACAGGTGGACGTCAACGCCCAG gACAGTGGGGGGTGGACGCCCATCATCTGGGCCGCAGAGCACAAGCACATCGAGGTGATCCGCATGCTGCTGACGAGGGGCGCCGATGTCACCCTCACAGACAAT GAGGAGAACATCTGCCTGCACTGGGCCTCCTTCACCGGCAGCGCCGCCATCGCAGAGGTTCTCCTGAACGCCCGCTGCGACCTCCACGCTGTCAACTACCACGGGGACACGCCCCTACACATTGCAGCCCGGGAGAGCTACCACGACTGCGTGCT GTTGTTCCTGTCACGCGGGGCAAACCCTGAGCTGCGGAACAAGGAGGGGGACACGGCGTGGGACCTGACCCCTGAGCGCTCTGACGTGTGGTTTGCACTCCAGCTCAACCGCAAGCTGCGGCTCGGGGTGGGAAATCGGGCCATCCGCACTGAGAAGATCATCTGCCG GGACGTGGCTCGGGGCTATGAGAACGTGCCCATTCCCTGTGTCAACGGTGTGGACGGGGAGCCCTGCCCCGAGGATTACAAGTACATCTCGGAGAACTGCGAGACGTCCACCATGAACATAGACCGCAACATCACCCACTTACAG CACTGCACATGCGTGGATGACTGCTCCAGCTCCAACTGCCTGTGTGGCCAGCTCAGCATTCGCTGCTGGTATGACAAG GTCACGCCACTGAATAtcaccctctctcccacccccagggtGCGACTGCAGCTCTACCGAACAGCCAAGATGGGCTGGGGGGTCCGAGCCCTGCAGACCATTCCCCAGGGGACTTTCATTTGCGA GTATGTCGGCGAGCTGATCTCTGATGCTGAGGCTGATGTGAGAGAGGATGATTCTTATCTCTTCGACTTAGACAACAAG GACGGAGAGGTGTACTGCATCGACGCCCGTTACTACGGCAACATCAGCCGCTTCATCAACCACTTGTGTGACCCCAACATCATCCCCGTCCGGGTCTTCATGCTGCACCAAGACCTGCGATTTCCACGCATTGCCTTCTTCAGCTCCCGAGACATCCGGGCCGGGGAGGAACTGGG GTTTGACTATGGTGACCGCTTCTGGGACATCAAAAGCAAATATTTCACCTGCCAGTGTGGCTCTGAGAAGTGCAAGCACTCAGCTGAGGCCATTGCCCTGGAGCAGAGCCGCCTGGCCCGCCTGGATCCCCATCCCGAGCTGCTGCCTGAGCTCGGCTCCCTGCCCCCCGTCAACCCCTGA
- the EHMT2 gene encoding histone-lysine N-methyltransferase EHMT2 isoform X5 — MAAAAGAAAAAAAEGEAPAEMGALVLEKEPRGATERVHGSLGDTPRSEEILPKANPDSLETAGPSSPASVTVTVGDEGADTPVGATPLIGDEPENLEGDGDLHGGRILMGHATKSFPSSPSKGGACPSRAKMSMTGAGKSPPSVQSLAMRLLSMPGAQGATAAGPEPPLATASPEGQPKVHRARKTMSKPGNGQPPVPEKRPPEVQHFRMSDDVHSLGKVTADVAKRRKLNSGGGLSEELGSARGSREVTLEKGDPGSLEEWETVVGDDFSLYYDSYSVDERVDSDSKSEVEALAEQLSEEEEEEEEEEEEEEEEEEEEEEEEEDEESGNQSDRSGSSGRRKAKKKWRKDSPWVKPSRKRRKREPPRAKEPRGVSNDTSSLETERGFEELPLCSCRMEAPKIDRISERAGHKCMATESVDGELSGCNAAILKRETMRPSSRVALMVLCETHRARMVKHHCCPGCGYFCTAGTFLECHPDFRVAHRFHKACVSQLNGMVFCPHCGEDASEAQEVTIPRGEGVTPPAGTAAPAPPPLAQDAPGRADTSQPSARMRGQGEPRRPPCDPLADTIDSSGPSLTLPSGGCLSAVGLPPGPGREALEKALVIQESERRKKLRFHPRQLYLSVKQGELQKVILMLLDNLDPNFQSDQQSKRTPLHAAAQKGSVEICHVLLQAGANINAVDKQQRTPLMEAVVNNHLEVARYMVQRGGCVYSKEEDGSTCLHHAAKIGNLEMVSLLLSTGQVDVNAQDSGGWTPIIWAAEHKHIEVIRMLLTRGADVTLTDNEENICLHWASFTGSAAIAEVLLNARCDLHAVNYHGDTPLHIAARESYHDCVLLFLSRGANPELRNKEGDTAWDLTPERSDVWFALQLNRKLRLGVGNRAIRTEKIICRDVARGYENVPIPCVNGVDGEPCPEDYKYISENCETSTMNIDRNITHLQHCTCVDDCSSSNCLCGQLSIRCWYDKDGRLLQEFNKIEPPLIFECNQACSCWRNCKNRVVQSGIKVRLQLYRTAKMGWGVRALQTIPQGTFICEYVGELISDAEADVREDDSYLFDLDNKDGEVYCIDARYYGNISRFINHLCDPNIIPVRVFMLHQDLRFPRIAFFSSRDIRAGEELGFDYGDRFWDIKSKYFTCQCGSEKCKHSAEAIALEQSRLARLDPHPELLPELGSLPPVNP, encoded by the exons atggcggcggcggcgggagctgCAGCGGCGGCGGCCGCCGAG GGGGAGGCCCCCGCTGAGATGGGGGCGCTGGTGCTGGAGAAGGAGCCCAGAGGAGCCACCGAGAGAG ttcaTGGCTCTTTGGGGGACACGCCTCGTAGTGAGGAGATCCTGCCCAAGGCCAACCCCGACTCCCTGGAGACTGCTGGCCCCTCATCCCCAGCCTCTGTCACGGTCACCGTCGGCGATGAGGGGGCTGACACCCCTGTAGGGGCCACACCACTCATTGGGGATGAACCCGAGAATCTCGAGGGAGATGGGGACCTTCATGGGGGCCGCATCCTGATGG GCCATGCCACGAAGTCATTCCCATCTTCCCCCAGTAAGGGGGGTGCCTGTCCCAGCCGAGCCAAGATGTCAATGACAGGGGCAGGAAAATCACCCCCATCAGTCCAGAGTTTGGCTATGAGGCTGCTGAGTATGCCGGGGGCCCAGGGGGCAACAGCAGCAGGGCCTGAACCCCCTCTGGCCACAGCCAGCCCAGAGGGGCAGCCCAAGGTCCATCGAGCCAGGAAAACCATGTCCAAACCAGGAAATGGACAG cccccagtcccTGAGAAGCGGCCCCCTGAAGTGCAGCATTTCCGCATGAGTGATGACGTGCACTCGCTGGGGAAGGTGACCGCAG ATGTGGCCAAAAGGAGGAAGCTGAACTCAGGAGGTGGCCTG TCAGAGGAGTTGGGTTCTGCACGGGGTTCGAGAGAAGTGACCCTGGAGAAGGGGGACCCCGGGTCCCTGGAGGAGTGGGAAACGGTGGTGGGGGATGACTTCAGCCTCTACTACGATTCCTACTCTGTGGATGAGCGGGTGGACTCTGACAGCAAG TCTGAGGTCGAAGCTCTGGCTGAACAACTgagtgaggaagaggaagaggaggaggaggaagaggaggaggaggaagaggaggaggaggaagaggaagaagaagaggaagatgaagagTCAGGCAATCAGTCTGACAGG agTGGTTCCAGCGGCCGGCGCAAAGCCAAAAAGAAATGGCGGAAGGACAGCCCGTGGGTGAAGCCATCACGGAAACGGCGGAAGCGGGAGCCTCCGAGGGCCAAGGAGCCACGAG GGGTGTCCAATGACACATCTTCGCTGGAGACAGAGCGTGGGTTTGAGGAGTTGCCCCTCTGCAGCTGCCGCATGGAGGCACCCAAGATAGACCGCATCAGCGAGAGAGCGGGGCACAAGTGCATGGCCACGGAGAGTGTGGATGGAGAG CTATCGGGCTGCAACGCTGCAATCCTCAAGCGGGAGACAATGAGACCGTCAAGCCGCGTGGCACTGATGGTGCTCTGTGAGACCCACCGCGCCCGCATGGTCAAACACCACTGCTGCCCAGGCTGTGGCTACTTCTGCACGGCG GGCACCTTCCTGGAGTGTCACCCTGACTTCCGAGTGGCCCACCGCTTCCACAAGGCCTGTGTGTCCCAGCTGAACGGGATGGTCTTCTGTCCCCACTGTGGGGAGGACGCATCTGAGGCCCAGGAGGTGACCATCCCCCGGGGGGAAGGGGTGACCCCACCGGCTGGCactgcagcccctgcccccccgcccctgGCCCAGGATGCCCCGGGGAGAGCGGACACTTCCCAGCCCAG CGCCCGGATGCGAGGACAGGGGGAGCCCCGGCGTCCACCCTGCGACCCCCTGGCTGACACCATCGACAGCTCGGGGCCCTCCCTAACCCTGCCCAGTGGGGGCTGCCTCTCAGCTGTGGGGCTGCCGCCTGGCCCAGGCCGGGAGGCCCTGGAAAAGGCCCTGGTCATCCAGGAGTCAGAGAG GCGGAAGAAACTCCGTTTCCACCCCCGGCAGCTGTACCTGTCCGTGAAGCAAGGGGAGCTGCAGAAGGTGATCCTGATGCTGT TGGACAACCTGGACCCCAACTTCCAGAGCGACCAGCAGAGCAAGCGCACGCCCCTGCACGCGGCTGCCCAGAAGGGCTCTGTGGAGATCTGCCACGTACTGCTGCAG GCTGGAGCGAACATCAATGCTGTGGACAAGCAGCAGCGGACGCCGCTGATGGAGGCCGTGGTGAACAACCACCTGGAGGTGGCTCGCTACATGGTGCAGCGCGGGGGCTGCGTCTACAGCAAG GAGGAAGACGGCTCCACCTGCCTCCACCACGCAGCCAAAATTGGGAATCTGGAGATGGTCAGCCTGCTGCTCAGCACGGGACAGGTGGACGTCAACGCCCAG gACAGTGGGGGGTGGACGCCCATCATCTGGGCCGCAGAGCACAAGCACATCGAGGTGATCCGCATGCTGCTGACGAGGGGCGCCGATGTCACCCTCACAGACAAT GAGGAGAACATCTGCCTGCACTGGGCCTCCTTCACCGGCAGCGCCGCCATCGCAGAGGTTCTCCTGAACGCCCGCTGCGACCTCCACGCTGTCAACTACCACGGGGACACGCCCCTACACATTGCAGCCCGGGAGAGCTACCACGACTGCGTGCT GTTGTTCCTGTCACGCGGGGCAAACCCTGAGCTGCGGAACAAGGAGGGGGACACGGCGTGGGACCTGACCCCTGAGCGCTCTGACGTGTGGTTTGCACTCCAGCTCAACCGCAAGCTGCGGCTCGGGGTGGGAAATCGGGCCATCCGCACTGAGAAGATCATCTGCCG GGACGTGGCTCGGGGCTATGAGAACGTGCCCATTCCCTGTGTCAACGGTGTGGACGGGGAGCCCTGCCCCGAGGATTACAAGTACATCTCGGAGAACTGCGAGACGTCCACCATGAACATAGACCGCAACATCACCCACTTACAG CACTGCACATGCGTGGATGACTGCTCCAGCTCCAACTGCCTGTGTGGCCAGCTCAGCATTCGCTGCTGGTATGACAAG GACGGGCGGCTGCTCCAGGAATTTAACAAGATCGAGCCCCCGCTGATTTTTGAGTGTAACCAGGCGTGCTCCTGCTGGAGAAACTGCAAGAACCGGGTAGTGCAGAGTGGCATCAA ggtGCGACTGCAGCTCTACCGAACAGCCAAGATGGGCTGGGGGGTCCGAGCCCTGCAGACCATTCCCCAGGGGACTTTCATTTGCGA GTATGTCGGCGAGCTGATCTCTGATGCTGAGGCTGATGTGAGAGAGGATGATTCTTATCTCTTCGACTTAGACAACAAG GACGGAGAGGTGTACTGCATCGACGCCCGTTACTACGGCAACATCAGCCGCTTCATCAACCACTTGTGTGACCCCAACATCATCCCCGTCCGGGTCTTCATGCTGCACCAAGACCTGCGATTTCCACGCATTGCCTTCTTCAGCTCCCGAGACATCCGGGCCGGGGAGGAACTGGG GTTTGACTATGGTGACCGCTTCTGGGACATCAAAAGCAAATATTTCACCTGCCAGTGTGGCTCTGAGAAGTGCAAGCACTCAGCTGAGGCCATTGCCCTGGAGCAGAGCCGCCTGGCCCGCCTGGATCCCCATCCCGAGCTGCTGCCTGAGCTCGGCTCCCTGCCCCCCGTCAACCCCTGA